Below is a window of Naumovozyma castellii chromosome 9, complete genome DNA.
AAAAACTCTACCATTACTCGAATAAATTTCAACGTCAACGAACACCTAATGATAGAACGAAGAACGGTATATCTACGCCTACACCAAAATCGACATTACCTGGAAAGTCAAATTCACAGGTAACAGGAATAGATACTACTGTTGTACCTTTTCCCTCTGCAACGAACCCTAATGAGCAAGTAAAAACtaataaaataatcatAAAGAAGAGATCACGTTATAATCCAAACCCTAATGAACGATCCCCAGGGAGTTTGATTAGAAAGCAAGTATTCCACATTAGACCACCAAATACTGGTGTAGCTTCAATAGAGAAGGTTGATTCTTTTAATAAGACACCTGCTGCTAGCAGCACTGTGGGATCCAGGTATTCAGGCTCAGCAAATGGAGAAACAAAGCATTCAAGATATGATAAACATGCAAAATTGCACAGAAGTCCAAGCTCCTCAACGTCACTTTTATCGtcaccatcttcttcatcatcatcatcggTATCAAGATATCAGCCATATATCCAACACAACATTTTACAAAGACCACTATCTAGATACAATCCAAACTACTCATCTCCCCTCTCGCATACAAACAACGTAcatcaaatgaaattaaatagATGGAAACACCAAAAAATGCAACCATCAGGCAGATATAATTCAACCGCGTCATCCTCGAGTAAAGGAACTGCCACATCTAATAGTGTAAATTCACTTGGTTCGAGCTTGATCAATTCTGTGAAACCGGCAAAAAGGAAGGGAATAGATGATGAAACGTCACATTTTAAGATTAGTATaaagaaatcaaataataatattaatatattgaatGAAAGTGAGAAGaacgaagaaaataaaacgTACAACCTTCTAGATAAACGGAATATTACCCAAAACATATTACcaattagaaaaattgtTACCAAGAACAATTTTACCACTGAATTAACTCAGGAAAAGAGAGACAATGCCAATGCCAATGCGGAAAGATTACTAGAAGAGAACTATGAATATATTAGGGATCCTGCACAGCTAAAGACAGATATATCTGCCTTAAAGAAAAGCAGCCCTATTAAACCATacaattcaataaataaatatccTCAAAGTTACATATTCCCTTTGAATAAGATAGAGACCAGACTTTGGgaattaagaaataaaattcCCACTAAGAAACCGATCCAAGTAACCAAAATAGAGTCATTAAGAGATTATTCCTTTTTCCATAAGACCTTAAGACAACATGCTACAATAAGTAGGACATCTgttgttttaaaattgatgaaactAAAGAACTGTGGTCGTATCCAGAAATTACGATTGAACCAAAAATGGCTAAAATTTGAAACCGAATGGGAAAAAGATATGAAGAGCTTTAGAGGGTTAACAccagaagaggaagatgtCCCCGATGATACAACAGAACTCGATGAatctgaaaatgataaatttgaagaggaagatgaatttAGTTCATTAACACCAAGAACCTCGTCAAGAAGTAGCCGTATTAACAGGGCTGATTTTGTCGATGATTCCGAATTGGAAGATGtgttgtttcaaattgatCCAGATTACAGGAACCATCAATTAGCGGCAGATATACCACCTTTGATATTATCTCCCGTTACAAGATACGCCcaaaaattccaagataCAAACAATTTAATTACGGATAAAAATCGCTGGGCGTCAAGAATCATTACGGATGGGATTGACACATTTACTGAAAATGAAAGTGGCTTATTTCTAAAGGGATATTTGAGGTATCCAAAGAAATTTGGGAAAATCTCCAAATACATGGGGGGGCTAAGATCGTGTGAAGAGTGTGTGCAACACTATTATAAaacaaagaggaaaatCAATTACAAATCTTTAATCAAGAAACGTAACATGAAGAGAGGGCGGGGAAGTAAGAAGAGTACCAGGAAGAATGACGGTTCGGAAGATAGCAATTCCGAGTATACTCTCAACGAATCCGACATGGGTGCCAGCAATGCAGACACGGACAGCCTGATGACGGACGCTACTTTCGACGAGGAAGATAGTGAACATGGACTTTAGTATACTATATCATATTATACAAGATACATACATACTTGTCACACCACATTGGTGCCCCTATTGGTTCCTTTGTTGACTACTCAACGGTTTTTACAATTCCACTAACTCCGAAGCCGTCGACCCGATTGTCATAATTTGTGTCACTCGAGATGAcgtttctttaaagaaactaTATATATCATGTATAATCAAGAACACCATTAGTGTCTCCCACTCTCCAGAGACCTACTCGATAGGACCGCTACCGTTTCAGATTTTCCCTTCGAGCAACCATGAGCAAGGAAccatcaa
It encodes the following:
- the NCAS0I03120 gene encoding SANT/Myb-like DNA-binding domain-containing protein (ancestral locus Anc_1.141), which gives rise to MHHKKLYHYSNKFQRQRTPNDRTKNGISTPTPKSTLPGKSNSQVTGIDTTVVPFPSATNPNEQVKTNKIIIKKRSRYNPNPNERSPGSLIRKQVFHIRPPNTGVASIEKVDSFNKTPAASSTVGSRYSGSANGETKHSRYDKHAKLHRSPSSSTSLLSSPSSSSSSSVSRYQPYIQHNILQRPLSRYNPNYSSPLSHTNNVHQMKLNRWKHQKMQPSGRYNSTASSSSKGTATSNSVNSLGSSLINSVKPAKRKGIDDETSHFKISIKKSNNNINILNESEKNEENKTYNLLDKRNITQNILPIRKIVTKNNFTTELTQEKRDNANANAERLLEENYEYIRDPAQLKTDISALKKSSPIKPYNSINKYPQSYIFPLNKIETRLWELRNKIPTKKPIQVTKIESLRDYSFFHKTLRQHATISRTSVVLKLMKLKNCGRIQKLRLNQKWLKFETEWEKDMKSFRGLTPEEEDVPDDTTELDESENDKFEEEDEFSSLTPRTSSRSSRINRADFVDDSELEDVLFQIDPDYRNHQLAADIPPLILSPVTRYAQKFQDTNNLITDKNRWASRIITDGIDTFTENESGLFLKGYLRYPKKFGKISKYMGGLRSCEECVQHYYKTKRKINYKSLIKKRNMKRGRGSKKSTRKNDGSEDSNSEYTLNESDMGASNADTDSLMTDATFDEEDSEHGL